Genomic window (Streptomyces cadmiisoli):
CCCAGGTGAGGAACGGCGGGGCCGACTCCCACTCACTTGTGATGAGCCACTGGGAGGGGTTCTCGATCGACTGGCACAGCTGGTCGCTCACATGCCCGGGAACCGAGGCGACCTGGTTGCAGAGTTGCTCGTACGCCTCCAGGAACTGCTGCTGCGCTCCGTCGTTGACGTCCACCAGAAGGACGACCCGGAGCCTGGAGCCGTCGAAGACGGACTGGGAGACATGGTGCGACACCTGTCGCGTGAGCGGTTCGGAAGCAGGTGCAGACGTAGTGGTCATCCTGCGCACATCTCCTTCGTGAAAGGGGAGCCGGACATCGATTGCGGTGATGCGAGCCGAGCGTGCCTCGATCTTGTGTCGCTCCCCCCAAGCGCGCGACTCGGATGGACTACGTGGGTGACTGGAGCCGCCGATCCGTACCCGAAGGGCAGCAGAACCACGACGTGTTCCCCCCGCCGGCCGGGGTATCTGACGGTCAGCCAGGTTCGTCCCGGCGCGGAATCCGGCACGGGATCAGCCGAGATGGGCGAAGACGACGAGGTTGTCCGTGTAGTCCCGCACCGTGCGGTCGTAGTCACCCGCACAGGTGATGAGCCGGACCTGTGGCTGGGCCGTGTCGCCGTACACGCGCTCGTCGGGGAAGCGGTCCTTGGCGAACGTCTCCACGCTGTCGACCACGAAGGACGCCGTGCTTCCGTCCGCCCGGTCGACGTGGAAGACGTCACCCTTCTGGAGTTCACCGAGATCGGCGAACACGGCCGCGGACGTCGCCGTGTCGACATGCCCGGCGATGATCGAGGTGCCGGCCTCACCGGGGGAGGCACCCTCGGCGTGCCAGCCGACGAGGTTGATGTCGTGGGCGGGCGGTGGTTGGAGCTGCCCGTTGGCGCCGACGCGGAGGTCGGTGAAGGGGGCGTCCACCGAGATCTTCGGGATCAGCAGCCGCACCGGCTTCGACCGCGGCAGCGAGTCGGCGATCGGCCGACCGGCCGGCGGTTCCGGCGCCGGGGCCTGCGGCGCGTGAGCCGGCAGCGGCGCCTGACGCGGGTTGGCGCTGTCGGACGAGGTGCCGTCGCCACCGATCAGATGGGCCGCCAGCAGCAGGAGAGCCACGGCGCACAGGATGATCACGCCTCCGCGGGGCCCGTGGGCGGGCTGCGCCTGCTCGTCTTCGGCGGGTGTCTCGGTGGGGTTCGGGGAGGAGGGTTCGGCCGGCAAAGGAG
Coding sequences:
- a CDS encoding class F sortase, with the protein product MPAEPSSPNPTETPAEDEQAQPAHGPRGGVIILCAVALLLLAAHLIGGDGTSSDSANPRQAPLPAHAPQAPAPEPPAGRPIADSLPRSKPVRLLIPKISVDAPFTDLRVGANGQLQPPPAHDINLVGWHAEGASPGEAGTSIIAGHVDTATSAAVFADLGELQKGDVFHVDRADGSTASFVVDSVETFAKDRFPDERVYGDTAQPQVRLITCAGDYDRTVRDYTDNLVVFAHLG